From a single Anomaloglossus baeobatrachus isolate aAnoBae1 chromosome 4, aAnoBae1.hap1, whole genome shotgun sequence genomic region:
- the LOC142301666 gene encoding PCNA-associated factor-like produces the protein MVRTKADSAGSSTGSYRKAVAARAPRKSFGATPSSSSNSTSPTGKKSESKYAGGNPVCVRPTPKWQKGIGEFFGGPSIILSEKENREPSDDEEAGGSGVKKAPRKSRPLPEDDASEEE, from the exons ATGGTGCGCACTAAGGCTGACAGCGCAGGCTCCTCCACCGGCAGCTACAGGAAAG CTGTTGCTGCCCGAGCTCCGAGGAAATCGTTTGGCGCCACACCGAGCTCCTCGAGTAACTCCACCTCTCCTACCGGGAAGAAAT CTGAAAGTAAATATGCAGGGGGCAATCCTGTATGCGTCAGACCAACACCAAAATGGCAGAAAGGTATCGGAGAGTTCTTTGGCGGACCGTCTATAATCCTCTCTGAAAAAGAAAACCGTGAACCATCTGATGATGAGGAAGCTGGTGGCAGTGGCGTTAAAAAAGCACCGAGGAA ATCTCGTCCTTTGCCTGAAGATGATGCCTCAGAAGAAGAATGA